From Halomicrobium salinisoli, the proteins below share one genomic window:
- the pyrH gene encoding UMP kinase — MKVVVSVGGSVLVPDMEPDRVDAYADAVEALDEAGHALGAVVGGGPTAREYITAARELGANEIELDQLGIEVTRLNGRLLIAALDDRAAPTPPESYEEAREAMRRGDIPVMGGMVAGQTTDAVSAALAEYVSADLLIYATSVPGVYSADPDEDDDAEKYDRITAGDLVDLIGGIEMTAGSNAPVDLLAAKIIERAGLRTIVLDGTDPEAVRRAIETGEHDGTDVVPAEAAAPDEWER; from the coding sequence ATGAAAGTAGTCGTCTCCGTCGGCGGGAGCGTCCTCGTGCCGGACATGGAACCGGATCGGGTCGACGCCTACGCCGACGCCGTCGAGGCACTCGACGAGGCCGGACACGCGCTCGGCGCCGTCGTCGGCGGCGGGCCGACCGCGCGGGAGTACATCACGGCCGCGCGCGAGCTGGGCGCCAACGAGATCGAACTCGACCAGCTCGGCATCGAGGTGACCAGGCTCAACGGCCGCCTCCTGATCGCGGCGCTGGACGACCGGGCCGCGCCGACGCCGCCAGAGAGCTACGAGGAGGCCCGCGAGGCGATGCGCCGCGGCGACATCCCCGTCATGGGCGGGATGGTCGCAGGGCAGACCACCGACGCCGTCTCGGCCGCCCTCGCGGAGTACGTCAGCGCCGATCTGCTGATCTACGCCACGAGCGTCCCCGGCGTGTACAGCGCCGACCCCGACGAGGACGACGACGCCGAGAAGTACGACCGGATCACCGCCGGCGATCTGGTGGACCTGATCGGCGGCATCGAGATGACCGCCGGGAGCAACGCGCCGGTCGACCTGCTGGCCGCGAAGATCATCGAGCGGGCCGGGCTGCGGACCATCGTGCTCGACGGGACCGACCCGGAGGCCGTCCGGCGAGCGATTGAGACCGGCGAGCACGACGGGACCGACGTGGTGCCGGCCGAGGCGGCCGCGCCCGACGAGTGGGAGCGATGA
- a CDS encoding DUF7123 family protein gives MSATAQPSNDEPSKEQRLKSFLKEKAADGEVYFKSKFIADEVGLSPKEIGALMVKLKDSAQDLHVEKWSYTSATTWRVESA, from the coding sequence ATGAGCGCTACTGCGCAGCCCTCCAACGACGAGCCCTCCAAGGAACAGCGCCTGAAGTCCTTCCTCAAAGAGAAGGCGGCCGACGGCGAGGTGTACTTCAAGAGCAAGTTCATCGCGGACGAAGTCGGCCTCTCGCCGAAGGAGATCGGCGCGCTGATGGTGAAACTGAAAGACTCCGCCCAGGACCTCCACGTGGAGAAGTGGTCGTACACGAGCGCGACGACCTGGCGCGTCGAGTCGGCCTGA